In a single window of the Colius striatus isolate bColStr4 chromosome 21, bColStr4.1.hap1, whole genome shotgun sequence genome:
- the KCNAB2 gene encoding voltage-gated potassium channel subunit beta-2 isoform X1 gives MYPESTTDSPARLSLRQTGSPGMIYSARYGSPKRQLQFYRNLGKSGLRVSCLGLGTWVTFGGQITDEMAEQLMTLAYDNGINLFDTAEVYAAGKAEVVLGNIIKKKGWRRSSLVITTKIFWGGKAETERGLSRKHIIEGLKASLERLQLEYVDVVFANRPDPNTPMEETVRAMTHVINQGMAMYWGTSRWSSMEIMEAYSVARQFNLIPPICEQAEYHMFQREKVEVQLPELFHKIGVGAMTWSPLACGIVSGKYDGGIPPYSRASLKGYQWLKDKILSEEGRRQQAKLKELQAIAERLGCTLPQLAIAWCLRNEGVSSVLLGASNADQLMENIGAIQVLPKLSSSIVHEIDSILGNKPYSKKDYRS, from the exons ATGTATCCCGAATCCACCACTGACTCCCCAGCGCGACTCTCGCTGCGGCAGACGGGCTCCCCAGGGATGATTTACAG CGCGAGGTATGGGAGCCCCAAGCGCCAGCTCCAGTTCTACAG GAACCTCGGGAAGTCGGGGCTGCGCGTGTCCTGCCTGGGCCTAG GGACATGGGTGACGTTTGGAGGGCAAATCACAGATGAG ATGGCAGAGCAGCTGATGACTTTGGCTTATGACAATGGCATTAATCTCTTCGACACGGCAGAAGTCTACGCCGCCGGCAA GGCTGAAGTGGTGCTGGGGAACATCATCAAGAAGAAAGGGTGGAG ACGGTCCAGCCTGGTGATCACAACCAAAATCTTCTGGGGAGGAAA GGCCGAGACGGAGAGGGGACTGTCCCGAAAGCACATCATAGAAG GTCTGAAGGCGTCGCTGGAGCGGCTGCAGCTGGAGTATGTGGATGTGGTGTTCGCCAACCGGCCCGACCCCAACACGCCGATGGAAG AGACCGTGCGAGCCATGACCCACGTCATCAACCAGGGGATGGCCATGTACTGGGGGACCTCGCGCTGGAGCTCCATGGAGATCATG GAGGCCTACTCGGTGGCCCGGCAGTTCAACCTGATCCCGCCCATCTGCGAGCAAGCCGAGTACCACATGTTCCAGCGGGAGAAGGTGGAGGTGCAGCTCCCCGAGCTCTTCCACAAGATAG gtGTGGGAGCCATGACCTGGTCCCCGCTCGCCTGCGGCATCGTCTCAGGGAAGTACGACGGGGGGATCCCCCCCTACTCCCGCGCCTCGCTGAAG gGATACCAGTGGCTGAAGGACAAGATCCTGAGCGAGGAGGGCCGGCGGCAGCAGGCGAagctgaaggagctgcaggCCATCGCCGAGCGCCTGGGCTGcaccctgccccagctggcCATCG cctggtgcCTGCGCAACGAGGGCGTCAGCTCCGTCTTGTTGGGGGCCTCCAACGCCGACCAGCTGATGGAGAACATTGGAGCAATACAG GTCCTTCCGAAGCTGTCGTCTTCCATCGTCCATGAGATCGATAGCATCCTGGGCAACAAACCCTACAGCAAGAAGGACTACAGATCCTAA
- the KCNAB2 gene encoding voltage-gated potassium channel subunit beta-2 isoform X2, with protein sequence MYPESTTDSPARLSLRQTGSPGMIYRNLGKSGLRVSCLGLGTWVTFGGQITDEMAEQLMTLAYDNGINLFDTAEVYAAGKAEVVLGNIIKKKGWRRSSLVITTKIFWGGKAETERGLSRKHIIEGLKASLERLQLEYVDVVFANRPDPNTPMEETVRAMTHVINQGMAMYWGTSRWSSMEIMEAYSVARQFNLIPPICEQAEYHMFQREKVEVQLPELFHKIGVGAMTWSPLACGIVSGKYDGGIPPYSRASLKGYQWLKDKILSEEGRRQQAKLKELQAIAERLGCTLPQLAIAWCLRNEGVSSVLLGASNADQLMENIGAIQVLPKLSSSIVHEIDSILGNKPYSKKDYRS encoded by the exons ATGTATCCCGAATCCACCACTGACTCCCCAGCGCGACTCTCGCTGCGGCAGACGGGCTCCCCAGGGATGATTTACAG GAACCTCGGGAAGTCGGGGCTGCGCGTGTCCTGCCTGGGCCTAG GGACATGGGTGACGTTTGGAGGGCAAATCACAGATGAG ATGGCAGAGCAGCTGATGACTTTGGCTTATGACAATGGCATTAATCTCTTCGACACGGCAGAAGTCTACGCCGCCGGCAA GGCTGAAGTGGTGCTGGGGAACATCATCAAGAAGAAAGGGTGGAG ACGGTCCAGCCTGGTGATCACAACCAAAATCTTCTGGGGAGGAAA GGCCGAGACGGAGAGGGGACTGTCCCGAAAGCACATCATAGAAG GTCTGAAGGCGTCGCTGGAGCGGCTGCAGCTGGAGTATGTGGATGTGGTGTTCGCCAACCGGCCCGACCCCAACACGCCGATGGAAG AGACCGTGCGAGCCATGACCCACGTCATCAACCAGGGGATGGCCATGTACTGGGGGACCTCGCGCTGGAGCTCCATGGAGATCATG GAGGCCTACTCGGTGGCCCGGCAGTTCAACCTGATCCCGCCCATCTGCGAGCAAGCCGAGTACCACATGTTCCAGCGGGAGAAGGTGGAGGTGCAGCTCCCCGAGCTCTTCCACAAGATAG gtGTGGGAGCCATGACCTGGTCCCCGCTCGCCTGCGGCATCGTCTCAGGGAAGTACGACGGGGGGATCCCCCCCTACTCCCGCGCCTCGCTGAAG gGATACCAGTGGCTGAAGGACAAGATCCTGAGCGAGGAGGGCCGGCGGCAGCAGGCGAagctgaaggagctgcaggCCATCGCCGAGCGCCTGGGCTGcaccctgccccagctggcCATCG cctggtgcCTGCGCAACGAGGGCGTCAGCTCCGTCTTGTTGGGGGCCTCCAACGCCGACCAGCTGATGGAGAACATTGGAGCAATACAG GTCCTTCCGAAGCTGTCGTCTTCCATCGTCCATGAGATCGATAGCATCCTGGGCAACAAACCCTACAGCAAGAAGGACTACAGATCCTAA
- the KCNAB2 gene encoding voltage-gated potassium channel subunit beta-2 isoform X3, which produces MQVSFVCSEHSIKSRSAEDRLNRQNAGSPSLGTRGKFRAVAMVARSLGQLSVQNAPSSSDSSVKQTGMKFRNLGKSGLRVSCLGLGTWVTFGGQITDEMAEQLMTLAYDNGINLFDTAEVYAAGKAEVVLGNIIKKKGWRRSSLVITTKIFWGGKAETERGLSRKHIIEGLKASLERLQLEYVDVVFANRPDPNTPMEETVRAMTHVINQGMAMYWGTSRWSSMEIMEAYSVARQFNLIPPICEQAEYHMFQREKVEVQLPELFHKIGVGAMTWSPLACGIVSGKYDGGIPPYSRASLKGYQWLKDKILSEEGRRQQAKLKELQAIAERLGCTLPQLAIAWCLRNEGVSSVLLGASNADQLMENIGAIQVLPKLSSSIVHEIDSILGNKPYSKKDYRS; this is translated from the exons ATGCAGGTCTCCTTTGTGTGCTCCGAGCACAGCATCAAGAGCCGGAGCGCGGAGGACCGCCTGAACCGGCAGAATGCCGGCAGCCCCAGCCTCGGCACTCGCGGCAAGTTCCGGGCAGTGGCCATGGTGGCCcgcagcctggggcagctctCGGTGCAGAACGCCCCCTCCTCCAGCGACTCCAGCGTCAAGCAGACGGGGATGAAATTCCG GAACCTCGGGAAGTCGGGGCTGCGCGTGTCCTGCCTGGGCCTAG GGACATGGGTGACGTTTGGAGGGCAAATCACAGATGAG ATGGCAGAGCAGCTGATGACTTTGGCTTATGACAATGGCATTAATCTCTTCGACACGGCAGAAGTCTACGCCGCCGGCAA GGCTGAAGTGGTGCTGGGGAACATCATCAAGAAGAAAGGGTGGAG ACGGTCCAGCCTGGTGATCACAACCAAAATCTTCTGGGGAGGAAA GGCCGAGACGGAGAGGGGACTGTCCCGAAAGCACATCATAGAAG GTCTGAAGGCGTCGCTGGAGCGGCTGCAGCTGGAGTATGTGGATGTGGTGTTCGCCAACCGGCCCGACCCCAACACGCCGATGGAAG AGACCGTGCGAGCCATGACCCACGTCATCAACCAGGGGATGGCCATGTACTGGGGGACCTCGCGCTGGAGCTCCATGGAGATCATG GAGGCCTACTCGGTGGCCCGGCAGTTCAACCTGATCCCGCCCATCTGCGAGCAAGCCGAGTACCACATGTTCCAGCGGGAGAAGGTGGAGGTGCAGCTCCCCGAGCTCTTCCACAAGATAG gtGTGGGAGCCATGACCTGGTCCCCGCTCGCCTGCGGCATCGTCTCAGGGAAGTACGACGGGGGGATCCCCCCCTACTCCCGCGCCTCGCTGAAG gGATACCAGTGGCTGAAGGACAAGATCCTGAGCGAGGAGGGCCGGCGGCAGCAGGCGAagctgaaggagctgcaggCCATCGCCGAGCGCCTGGGCTGcaccctgccccagctggcCATCG cctggtgcCTGCGCAACGAGGGCGTCAGCTCCGTCTTGTTGGGGGCCTCCAACGCCGACCAGCTGATGGAGAACATTGGAGCAATACAG GTCCTTCCGAAGCTGTCGTCTTCCATCGTCCATGAGATCGATAGCATCCTGGGCAACAAACCCTACAGCAAGAAGGACTACAGATCCTAA